In Aspergillus fumigatus Af293 chromosome 2, whole genome shotgun sequence, a genomic segment contains:
- a CDS encoding bifunctional alcohol dehydrogenase/S-(hydroxymethyl)glutathione dehydrogenase, with protein sequence MADTVGKTITCKAAVAWGAGEPLSIEDVEVAPPKAHEVRIQVLHTGVCHTDAYTLSGKDPEGAFPVILGHEGAGIVESVGEGVTSVKPGDYVIALYTPECRECKFCKSGKTNLCGKIRATQGKGVMPDGTSRFKARGKDLLHFMGTSTFSQYTVVADISVVAVTPKIPTDRSCLLGCGITTGYGAAVVTAKVEEGSNVAVFGAGCVGLSVIQGAVKNKAGKIIAVDVNDSKEAWARKFGATDFVNPTKLNGKTIQEQLIEMTDGGCDYTFDCTGNVGVMRAALEACHKGWGESIIIGVAAAGQEISTRPFQLVTGRVWKGCAFGGIKGRTQLPGLVDDYLNGKLKVDEFITHREPLSRINTAFEQMKQGDCIRCVVDMS encoded by the exons ATGGCCGACACTGTTGGAAAG ACCATCACTTGCAAG GCTGCCGTTGCATGGGGCGCTGGCGAGCCTCTCTCGattgaggatgttgaggttgCACCCCCCAAGGCGCACGAAGTCCGCATCCAGGTTCTGCACACCGGTGTCTGCCACACAG ATGCCTACACACTGTCTGGAAAGGACCCCGAGGGCGCCTTCCCCGTCATTCTCGGACACGAGGGTGCTGGTATTGTCGAGTCTGTAGGAGAGGGTGTCACCTCGGTGAAGCCCGGTGACTATGTCATTGCTCTTTA CACCCCCGAGTGCCGTGAGTGCAAGTTCTGCAAGTCCGGCAAGACCAACCTCTGCGGCAAGATCCGTGCCACACAGGGCAAGGGTGTGATGCCGGACGGGACTTCACGGTTCAAGGCCCGTGGCAAGGACCTGTTGCACTTCATGGGCacttccaccttctcccaGTACACCGTTGTTGCTGATATCTCCGTTGTCGCTGTCACACCCAAGATCCCTACTGACCGGTCCTGCCTGCTCGGTTGTGGTATCACCACCGGCTACGGTGCGGCCGTTGTCACTGccaaggtcgaggagggcTCGAACGTGGCTGTCTTCGGTGCTGGCTGTGTTGGTCTCTCCGTCATCCAGGGTGCtgtcaagaacaaggcgGGCAAGATCATTGCTGTCGATGTCAACGACAGCAAGGAGGCGTGGGCTCGCAAGTTCGGTGCCACCGACTTTGTCAACCCCACCAAGCTCAACGGCAAGACTATCCAGGAGCAACTCATTGAGATGACCGATGGTGGTTGCGACTACACCTTCGACTGCACCGGTAACGTCGGTGTTATGCGCGCCGCCCTGGAAGCCTGCCACAAGGGTTGGGGCGAGAGTATCATCAtcggtgttgctgctgctggccaggaGATTTCTACCAGAC CGTTCCAACTCGTTACTGGCCGTGTGTGGAAAGGATGCGCTTTCGGTGGTATTAAGGGCCGTACACAGCTGCCCGGTCTGGTCGACGACTACCTGAACGGCAAGCTCAAGGTGGACGAGTTCATCACCCACCGTGAGCCGCTCTCCAGGATTAACACTGCCTTTGAGCAGATGAAGCAGGGTGACTGCATCCGCTGCGTTGTCGATATGTCGTAG